Proteins encoded within one genomic window of Columba livia isolate bColLiv1 breed racing homer chromosome 1, bColLiv1.pat.W.v2, whole genome shotgun sequence:
- the LOC135578273 gene encoding serine/arginine repetitive matrix protein 1-like: MPLWENNNAYADLGDRHSRCDARECLCPQGREHREERGPWQLLLCRSCAAEGTHRGCCGLRTSGALWECDSCAGLGTASSASSELAGPSTASQAAPGPSLGSPAPETGSLSTTSQAGPGPSHSSLALETSSPSTGSQEASGLSSGAPALETSGPSPDSQAASEPTDGSLGLDTGSPSTAIQVELGPSHSSVELENGSPSTANQLPLRSSHGSPELENGGRSRSIGPVRTQGRSRLQRQAQNPYSRPRRRRGTSRGPSPRAESSTPSHEVQGPSVSLVPETSSPGTTSQEASGPSPRSVELENGSPSTTSQLPSGSCHGSPEPENGERSRSIGPVRTRHRSRLQHRAQNPYSRARRHRERSGTPAPSAESSTHGQVVLGPSHLSAIPESSSPSPASLEALGLSQSSLAEETSSPSPTSQLPLGSAGTSPELESNGRSSPPGPVRTRGRCRLQRRAQNPYNRASCRRGTSRGPSPSAESSTPSHEVQGPSVSLVPETSSPGTTSQEASGPSPRSVELENGSPSPTSQLPLGSAGTCPELESNGRSSPPGPVRTRGRSRLQRRAQNPYSRPRRHRGTSRGPSASGQSSTPRQEVQRPSASLVPETSSPSTASQEALGPSQSSMEVETSSPSTDSQESSGSSSSSTEQESGQRSQSPGPVRTRGRSRLQRRAQNPYSRPRRRRQRCPTELALLQQLQGSTRMSWAGLRSKPELDSEMQRLEPGLGSQNGHPDRSTRIFHAIGIMLRIWRLAI; encoded by the exons ATGCCGTTGTGGGAGAACAACAATGCATATGCCGACCTCGGTGACAGGCACAGCCGCTGCGATGCCAGGGAGTGCCTTTGTCCCCAAGGCAGGGAGCACAGAGAGGAACGGGG GCCCTGGCAACTGCTCCTGTGCCGCTCCTGCGCTGCCGAGGGCACCCACAGAGGCTGCTGTGGCTTGAGGACCAGCGGGGCCCTCTGGGAGTGTGacagctgtgctggcctgggcaCTG CCTCCAGTGCCAGCTCAGAGCTcgctggccccagcactgccagccaggcagcaccagggccGTCTCTTGGATCTCCAGCACCAGAGACCGGCAGCCTCAGCACCACCAGCCAGGCAGGACCAGGCCCATCCCACAGCTCCCTGGCACTGgagaccagcagccccagcacaggcagccaggAAGCATCGGGACTCTCCTCTGGAGCCCCAGCACTGGAGACCAGCGGCCCCAGCCCGGACAGCCAGGCAGCATCGGAGCCAACTGATGGCTCCTTGGGACTAGACaccggcagccccagcacagccatcCAGGTGGAACTGGGGCCATCCCACAGCTCCGTGGAACTGGAAAATGGCAGTCCCAGCACCGCCAACCAGCTGCCATTAAGGTCTTCCCACGGTTCCCCAGAGCTTGAGAACGGAGGACGTTCCAGATCCATTGGGCCCGTGCGAACACAAGGCCGCTCCCGCTTGCAACGTCAGGCACAAAATCCATACAGCCGGCCCAGACGTCGCCGTGGGACCAGCCGTGGGCCATCCCCGCGTGCTGagagcagcacccccagccacgaGGTGCAGGGGCCATCCGTCTCCCTGGTACCTGAGACCAGCAGCCCCGGCACCACCAGCCAAGAGGCATCAGGGCCTTCCCCGAGGTCGGTGGAACTGGAAAATGGCAgtcccagcaccaccagccagcTGCCATCAGGATCTTGCCACGGTTCCCCAGAGCCTGAGAATGGAGAACGTTCCAGATCCATTGGGCCCGTGAGAACAAGACACCGTTCCCGGTTGCAACATCGGGCCCAAAATCCATACAGCCGGGCCAGAAGACACCGTGAGAGGAGCGGCACACCAGCACCAAGTGCTGAGAGCAGCACGCACGGCCAGGTGGTTCTGGGGCCATCACACCTGTCCGCAATACCTGAgtccagcagccccagccctgccagcctggAGGCGCTGGGGCTGTCCCAGAGCTCCCTGGCAGAGGaaaccagcagccccagccccaccagccagCTGCCATTGGGGTCTGCCGGCACCTCCCCAGAGCTTGAGAGCAACGGACGCTCCAGCCCCCCGGGGCCTGTGCGAACACGAGGCCGCTGCCGCTTGCAGCGTCGGGCACAAAATCCGTACAACCGGGCCAGTTGTCGCCGTGGGACCAGCCGTGGGCCATCCCCGAGTGCTGagagcagcacccccagccacgaGGTGCAGGGGCCATCCGTCTCCCTGGTACCTGAGACCAGCAGCCCCGGCACCACCAGCCAAGAGGCATCAGGGCCTTCCCCGAGGTCGGTGGAACTGGAAAatggcagccccagccccaccagccagCTCCCATTGGGGTCTGCCGGCACCTGCCCAGAGCTTGAGAGCAACGGACGCTCCAGCCCCCCGGGGCCTGTGCGAACACGAGGCCGCTCCCGCTTGCAGCGTCGGGCACAAAACCCTTACAGCCGGCCCAGAAGACACCGTGGGACCAGCCGTGGGCCGTCCGCGAGTGGTCAGAGCAGCACCCCCAGGCAGGAAGTGCAGAGGCCATCTGCCTCCCTGGTACCTgagaccagcagccccagcactgctAGCCAGGAGGCATTGGGGCCATCCCAGAGCTCCATGGAAGTGGaaaccagcagccccagcactgacagCCAGGAGTCTTCGGGGTCTTCCAGTAGCTCCACAGAGCAGGAGAGTGGCCAACGCTCCCAGTCCCCTGGGCCTGTGCGAACACGAGGCCGCTCCCGCTTGCAGCGTCGGGCACAAAATCCTTACAGCCGGCCCCGACGACGCC GGCAGCGTTGCCCGACGGAGCTGGcgttgctccagcagctgcagggcagcacccggatgtcctgggctggactccgcagcaaaccagaactggattcagagATGCAGCGTCTGGAACCGGGCCTTGGATCACAG AATGGACATCCAGACCGATCAACAAGGATCTTCCATGCCATCGGCATCATGCTTCGTATTTGGAGACTCGCCATCTGA